A single genomic interval of Vibrio maritimus harbors:
- a CDS encoding sugar phosphate isomerase/epimerase family protein has translation MFKHAVITPFLGQQRDRFSEYNEPKTLEQKLQTLRTIDGMSGAELVYPYEVNYDNLTELKILLAKYDVKVACINVNVKVEKEFISGGLTSPDKAVRDRAVSFIKEAKDYAEEVGADKVQCCPLSDGYEFSFQADYVETWQRLCETFGEAGEYKPHIPLFIEYKPNEVRGRCYLDNAAKTICLIKDIGNPNIGVTLDYGHSLYGDNNPAEELALLNSLDIKYYIHINDNDGKWDWDYFCGSRSLMQYIEFIYYLKKFNYQGWLTSDTSPTRWDIVKMFEANIRMTNRISARIDAIGMESFGESLRKKEYMDIWADLESYFIKI, from the coding sequence ATGTTTAAACATGCAGTAATTACTCCGTTTCTCGGTCAGCAACGGGATCGTTTTTCTGAGTATAACGAACCAAAAACTCTGGAGCAGAAGCTACAAACGCTTCGCACCATTGATGGTATGTCAGGGGCTGAGTTGGTCTACCCCTATGAAGTGAACTACGACAACCTTACCGAGCTCAAGATTTTGCTCGCTAAGTATGACGTCAAAGTTGCCTGTATCAACGTCAACGTCAAGGTGGAAAAAGAGTTTATATCTGGTGGCCTAACTTCCCCAGATAAGGCTGTACGAGACCGCGCAGTCAGCTTTATCAAAGAAGCAAAAGATTACGCCGAAGAAGTTGGAGCCGACAAAGTACAGTGCTGCCCTCTAAGTGATGGTTACGAGTTCAGTTTCCAAGCGGACTATGTCGAGACATGGCAGCGTCTGTGCGAAACCTTTGGCGAAGCTGGCGAGTACAAGCCGCACATCCCATTGTTCATTGAGTACAAACCGAACGAAGTCCGTGGCCGATGTTATCTCGACAACGCAGCCAAGACCATCTGTCTTATCAAGGACATTGGCAATCCAAATATCGGCGTGACCCTCGATTATGGTCATTCGCTCTATGGCGATAACAACCCTGCGGAAGAGCTCGCCCTACTTAACTCGCTTGATATCAAGTACTACATCCACATCAACGATAACGATGGTAAGTGGGATTGGGATTACTTCTGCGGAAGTCGCAGTTTAATGCAATACATTGAATTTATTTACTATCTGAAGAAGTTTAACTACCAAGGTTGGCTTACATCAGATACCTCTCCAACGCGATGGGATATCGTAAAGATGTTCGAAGCAAACATTCGAATGACCAATCGCATCTCGGCTCGAATCGACGCGATCGGTATGGAGAGTTTTGGCGAAAGTTTGAGAAAGAAAGAGTACATGGATATCTGGGCCGATTTAGAGAGCTATTTCATCAAGATCTAA
- a CDS encoding D-2-hydroxyacid dehydrogenase, giving the protein MKTIVCLDGYTLNPGDNPWAPIEALGEFKSYDRSTGGTEEVIERARNASIILTNKTPISRQIIDACPELECIAVLATGYNVVDVEYAKQKGIPVMNVPVYGTETVAEMVFAHIFNFARNVSAMSDDVKQNLGWSRNQDWTYWLTPQLELSGKTLGIVGFGNIGQQVGAIGSAFGMNVIAHDDFSTQVPSYAHEKVALETLLAESDFVSLHCPALPATENMINQATLEKMKPSAFLINTSRGQLVDEEALAAALNQGVISGAALDTLWQEPPVESNPLLSAKNCIITPHIAWATLDARQRIMSMVAENIQSYLDGAPMNVVNPR; this is encoded by the coding sequence ATGAAAACCATTGTCTGCTTAGATGGCTACACATTAAACCCGGGTGATAACCCTTGGGCTCCCATTGAAGCTCTGGGCGAATTCAAGAGCTATGACCGAAGCACTGGTGGCACCGAAGAGGTCATTGAAAGGGCAAGAAACGCCAGTATTATCCTGACCAACAAGACCCCAATTAGTCGACAAATCATTGACGCCTGTCCAGAACTAGAGTGCATCGCTGTGTTGGCCACTGGCTACAACGTAGTCGACGTTGAATACGCTAAACAAAAAGGTATTCCGGTCATGAACGTGCCCGTTTACGGCACTGAAACCGTCGCCGAAATGGTGTTTGCTCATATCTTCAATTTTGCTCGCAACGTAAGTGCGATGAGTGATGATGTAAAGCAAAACCTTGGGTGGAGTCGAAACCAAGATTGGACATATTGGTTAACCCCGCAGTTAGAGCTATCGGGTAAAACACTAGGCATCGTCGGCTTTGGCAACATAGGTCAACAAGTAGGTGCGATTGGCTCTGCTTTTGGCATGAACGTTATCGCTCATGATGACTTCAGTACGCAAGTACCGAGTTACGCTCATGAAAAGGTAGCGCTAGAGACACTATTGGCTGAATCTGATTTCGTCTCACTGCACTGCCCTGCTTTGCCCGCCACTGAGAATATGATCAATCAAGCAACGCTAGAGAAAATGAAGCCAAGCGCCTTTTTGATTAACACTTCTCGCGGTCAACTTGTCGATGAAGAAGCACTCGCTGCAGCGCTCAACCAAGGCGTCATCTCTGGTGCGGCACTTGATACATTGTGGCAAGAGCCCCCAGTGGAGAGCAACCCATTGCTCAGCGCGAAAAACTGCATTATCACACCACATATCGCATGGGCAACGCTTGATGCGAGGCAGCGCATCATGTCTATGGTAGCTGAGAACATTCAAAGCTATCTAGATGGCGCACCAATGAATGTCGTCAATCCTCGATAG
- a CDS encoding tripartite tricarboxylate transporter permease has protein sequence MDILSTFGSMFWHIFTSPLLILILVGSTFLGIIFGAMPGLTATLGVALLTTLTYGLDNQTALLALLSIYVGGVYGGMYTSILLNIPGTAASAATAMDGYPMAQQGQAGRAFGLATTSSLIGSAIGMVFVALLSPVIAKAALQFTSYEYFLLALFGILISGSLTSPELAIKGWIAGLFGIWLSTIGQDHMQMYPRFTMGIHELDNGIDVVPVLIGAFGIPQIMSVLESKMKMKSMNAKSIGRLLPDFKTMFKNTRNIISSALTGVGIGAVPGIGEDIAAWVAYGISRKTSKKPETFGKGAPEGVISTSTANQACVGGAMIPLLSLGIPGSPPAVMLLGALMLHNVAPGPMLLKTNPSFIPEVTAILFAAAIAMWVCGMILSKQVIHILRIPQTLFMPLIAVLCVIGSFALGMRVFNLYLMGIIGIISYFFMKLKVPIAPLVIGVILGPMADTSLRTGLKTTGGSLMPMIERPISLILVCVIVMIICSQIPAVNRGIRTLFSTVKNRLATS, from the coding sequence ATGGATATTCTATCTACATTCGGAAGTATGTTTTGGCATATTTTCACCTCCCCACTGCTGATCTTAATTCTCGTTGGCAGTACATTCTTGGGGATTATTTTCGGCGCAATGCCCGGCCTTACCGCAACACTGGGCGTGGCACTACTGACTACCCTAACCTACGGCTTAGACAATCAAACAGCACTGCTGGCACTGCTTTCAATTTATGTGGGTGGCGTTTACGGCGGTATGTATACATCTATTCTACTCAACATTCCCGGTACCGCGGCATCTGCGGCTACAGCAATGGACGGCTACCCCATGGCTCAGCAAGGTCAAGCAGGACGAGCGTTTGGTTTAGCCACGACCTCATCACTGATTGGCTCGGCTATTGGTATGGTGTTTGTCGCCCTGCTCTCTCCGGTTATTGCCAAGGCTGCGCTTCAGTTCACCTCATACGAGTACTTTTTGTTAGCACTGTTTGGCATTCTGATCTCCGGCAGTTTGACCTCTCCAGAGCTAGCAATAAAAGGCTGGATTGCAGGTCTGTTCGGCATTTGGTTATCCACTATTGGCCAAGACCATATGCAGATGTACCCTCGCTTTACTATGGGCATTCACGAACTCGACAACGGCATCGATGTAGTTCCCGTATTGATCGGTGCCTTTGGTATTCCGCAAATCATGTCGGTACTGGAATCGAAGATGAAGATGAAGTCGATGAATGCCAAGTCGATTGGCAGGCTGCTACCTGACTTCAAAACCATGTTCAAAAACACTCGTAATATCATTTCATCCGCGCTTACTGGTGTTGGTATTGGTGCAGTGCCCGGGATTGGCGAGGATATCGCAGCGTGGGTGGCGTATGGTATTTCTCGTAAAACCAGCAAGAAACCGGAAACCTTCGGCAAAGGTGCTCCAGAAGGGGTAATTTCGACTTCGACCGCCAACCAAGCCTGTGTGGGCGGCGCTATGATTCCCCTACTCAGCTTAGGTATTCCAGGCTCTCCACCCGCAGTCATGCTGCTGGGTGCGCTTATGCTGCATAATGTGGCACCAGGTCCAATGCTACTAAAAACCAACCCTTCGTTTATTCCAGAAGTAACGGCAATTCTGTTTGCGGCTGCAATCGCTATGTGGGTGTGCGGTATGATCTTGTCTAAACAGGTTATTCATATTCTGCGTATCCCACAAACGCTGTTCATGCCGCTTATCGCTGTGCTGTGTGTTATCGGTTCATTCGCTCTCGGCATGCGCGTCTTCAACCTGTATTTGATGGGTATCATCGGCATCATTTCTTACTTCTTTATGAAGCTGAAAGTGCCTATCGCACCATTAGTTATTGGTGTCATCCTTGGTCCTATGGCCGATACGTCGCTAAGAACGGGTCTCAAGACGACCGGCGGTAGCTTAATGCCAATGATTGAGCGCCCTATCTCTCTAATTTTGGTGTGTGTGATTGTGATGATCATCTGTAGCCAAATCCCTGCGGTGAACCGTGGGATCCGAACACTATTTAGCACCGTCAAAAACCGACTCGCCACATCTTAA
- a CDS encoding transketolase: MSKISVEELYQLSNDIRIDILDMVYHAQSGHIGGSFSAAEIVTTLYFSEMNNLDPSNPKQSNRDRFVLSKGHACPVWYACLSRLGYFEKSHLKTLRQINSILQGHPDMKSTPGIDTTTGSLGHGCAAATGMALEGQLANDGRRVYSLLGDGELNEGVVWETAMAAAKYKLDNLVFFVDKNNLQMDGTSDQIMPLLSIEDKFASFGWNVVTIDGHNIEQILDALQAARDFKGKPTCIVANTVKGKGVSFMEDVRNWHGKAPSDDEFHAARAELVA, from the coding sequence ATGTCCAAAATAAGTGTAGAAGAGCTATATCAATTATCGAACGACATCCGAATTGATATTCTCGATATGGTCTATCACGCCCAGTCGGGTCACATTGGTGGTTCGTTCTCTGCTGCTGAAATCGTTACAACACTCTACTTTAGCGAGATGAACAACCTCGATCCTAGCAATCCCAAGCAGAGTAACCGTGACCGCTTCGTGCTCTCCAAGGGTCACGCATGTCCTGTCTGGTATGCCTGCTTATCACGCCTCGGATACTTTGAAAAGTCACACCTCAAGACGCTGCGGCAGATTAACAGCATCTTGCAAGGCCACCCTGATATGAAGAGCACACCAGGAATCGACACTACCACAGGTTCATTGGGTCACGGCTGCGCTGCAGCGACGGGTATGGCTCTGGAGGGTCAGCTCGCTAACGATGGCCGCCGTGTTTATTCCCTACTTGGCGATGGTGAATTGAATGAGGGCGTCGTATGGGAAACCGCGATGGCCGCAGCCAAATACAAACTCGACAATCTCGTGTTCTTCGTCGACAAAAACAACCTGCAGATGGATGGCACTAGTGACCAAATCATGCCACTGCTGAGCATAGAAGATAAGTTTGCTTCGTTTGGATGGAATGTGGTGACGATCGATGGCCATAACATTGAACAGATATTAGACGCATTACAAGCGGCACGTGATTTCAAAGGCAAGCCTACCTGCATTGTTGCTAATACGGTTAAAGGTAAAGGTGTCAGCTTTATGGAAGATGTTCGCAATTGGCATGGTAAGGCGCCAAGTGATGACGAGTTCCATGCTGCTCGTGCTGAGTTAGTCGCTTAA
- a CDS encoding GntR family transcriptional regulator — translation MKLSEQAYNKLKCMILENKFRINQQLLVDEAVEICGFSRTPVREALLRLQQDGLIKLHPRHGLKICALSRRDVEELYELIAHLEVMALDICISKGLTQEQLDILRDYTAKMEQALDNNDIQQWAIHDFAFHDQIFQYTENSRLIETARKYNEQNKRCKDIVIKLRPLPWDSIIEHNKLIDNLESGNINEAREMHLVHWEQVSKQFIEFLDNYHFLDK, via the coding sequence ATGAAGCTATCAGAACAAGCATACAACAAGCTTAAATGCATGATTCTTGAGAATAAATTTAGAATCAACCAACAACTACTAGTCGATGAAGCGGTTGAGATTTGTGGCTTTAGCAGAACTCCTGTACGAGAAGCTCTGCTAAGACTACAGCAAGATGGACTCATAAAACTCCATCCAAGACACGGCCTTAAAATATGCGCCTTGTCAAGACGCGATGTAGAAGAGCTTTACGAGCTCATTGCACACCTTGAGGTGATGGCACTTGATATTTGTATATCAAAAGGACTTACTCAGGAGCAATTAGATATACTTCGTGACTATACAGCCAAAATGGAACAGGCATTAGATAATAATGACATTCAGCAGTGGGCGATCCACGACTTTGCCTTTCACGACCAAATATTTCAATATACTGAAAACTCTAGACTTATAGAAACCGCTAGAAAATATAACGAACAAAATAAGCGTTGCAAAGACATAGTCATTAAACTTAGACCATTACCATGGGACTCGATCATTGAACACAACAAATTAATCGACAACTTAGAGTCTGGCAACATTAATGAAGCAAGAGAAATGCATTTGGTTCACTGGGAGCAAGTTTCTAAACAATTCATTGAATTTTTAGACAATTACCACTTCCTAGATAAGTGA
- a CDS encoding transketolase family protein, translating to MLTVTKSKKPTRLAFAERMVEYGEINTDFAVFEADIGYSTNSYLFNDKYPERYFQMGIAEFGMMASASGMAANGRPVVVAGYGVFLTMRALESVRSFICYPNLNVKLMSSHGGTTAAIDGVTHQASEDMALMSTLPNMHIFAPCDTASSRALFDVTMETQGPVYCRLMRDAYYELYNESAEFKCGGSNTLLKGSDITIISYGDILFQALEAANELKVAGISVELIDAYSVKPLDWKSISASIKKTGRVIIAEGHQKRNGMAYDIAARMAKEQIHAQFDHLGLDDTFAESGAYPLLLDKYGLSSKHIIDCASAMLVSTETSV from the coding sequence ATGCTTACAGTTACTAAATCCAAAAAACCAACCCGCCTTGCGTTTGCCGAGCGAATGGTTGAGTACGGCGAAATTAACACTGACTTTGCAGTATTCGAAGCTGACATTGGTTACTCAACCAACTCGTACCTTTTCAACGACAAATACCCTGAGCGCTATTTTCAGATGGGTATCGCCGAATTTGGCATGATGGCCTCAGCATCTGGCATGGCGGCGAATGGCAGACCCGTTGTGGTCGCGGGTTATGGCGTGTTCTTAACCATGCGAGCTTTGGAGAGCGTACGTAGCTTCATCTGCTATCCAAACCTGAACGTAAAGCTCATGTCTTCGCATGGTGGCACTACCGCTGCTATTGATGGTGTGACTCACCAAGCGTCCGAAGACATGGCGTTGATGTCAACGCTCCCGAACATGCACATCTTCGCCCCATGCGACACCGCATCTAGCCGAGCCTTGTTCGATGTAACGATGGAAACGCAGGGCCCTGTCTATTGCCGACTAATGCGTGACGCCTATTACGAACTCTACAACGAGTCAGCTGAGTTCAAGTGTGGTGGCAGCAATACTTTATTAAAAGGTTCTGACATCACCATCATTTCCTATGGCGACATTCTATTTCAAGCCCTTGAAGCGGCGAATGAACTCAAAGTGGCGGGTATCAGTGTCGAGCTTATCGATGCATACAGCGTCAAACCTCTGGACTGGAAGTCCATTAGCGCATCTATCAAAAAAACAGGTCGCGTCATCATCGCTGAAGGTCACCAGAAGCGTAATGGCATGGCCTACGACATCGCCGCTCGTATGGCAAAAGAGCAAATTCACGCTCAATTCGACCACTTAGGACTGGATGACACGTTCGCAGAGTCGGGCGCCTATCCACTGCTTCTCGACAAGTATGGATTGTCATCCAAGCACATTATCGACTGTGCCAGCGCCATGTTGGTGTCGACAGAAACCTCAGTTTAG
- a CDS encoding Bug family tripartite tricarboxylate transporter substrate binding protein, translated as MKTRTLLTSVLAAALALSTSFANADERYPTRNITDVVTWSAGGGTDVINRVATASMAKYLGTNINVINKPGGVSGSVGLLEGYNSAPDGYTFVGLSESNVAAAVMGGWDNRMDVFDYFIVASSPDVISVSKNSPFNTIEELVAHVKENPGKVRVGAGSAGSLHHINYLAFEKGIGGEMNFIPFPGSSRSQNAALSGEVDVVITSVAEQNQLIQSGDFKALATLTENPFTVGDITIPSGLQTYPALQEYLPISQAIGFAMKKETPVEIKKTVAKAFASAMQSDEVKTYASENHYELVGEFGKKANERMARLESLFSWTLWDLEAAKINPETLGIPKPE; from the coding sequence ATGAAGACAAGAACTCTACTTACAAGTGTTTTAGCTGCTGCGCTTGCCCTTAGCACCTCATTCGCAAACGCAGATGAACGCTACCCTACACGTAATATTACCGACGTTGTTACTTGGTCTGCAGGCGGTGGTACCGATGTCATCAACCGCGTTGCTACCGCATCGATGGCCAAGTATCTCGGCACAAACATCAACGTGATAAACAAGCCAGGTGGCGTGTCTGGTTCGGTCGGTCTCCTAGAAGGCTATAACTCAGCACCAGATGGTTATACGTTTGTCGGTCTTTCTGAGTCAAACGTTGCTGCTGCCGTGATGGGCGGTTGGGATAATCGTATGGATGTCTTTGACTACTTTATCGTGGCAAGCTCACCAGACGTTATCTCAGTATCTAAAAACTCTCCGTTCAATACCATTGAAGAGCTCGTTGCGCACGTCAAAGAAAACCCAGGCAAAGTCCGTGTTGGCGCAGGTTCAGCTGGCTCACTTCACCACATTAACTACCTAGCGTTTGAAAAAGGTATCGGTGGAGAGATGAACTTTATTCCATTCCCTGGTTCATCTCGCAGCCAAAATGCAGCGCTTAGTGGCGAAGTTGATGTAGTTATCACATCAGTGGCTGAGCAAAACCAACTGATTCAATCTGGCGACTTCAAAGCACTGGCTACGCTAACCGAAAATCCATTTACTGTTGGTGACATCACTATCCCTTCTGGTTTGCAAACCTACCCTGCTCTTCAAGAGTACCTTCCTATCTCACAAGCTATCGGCTTCGCAATGAAGAAAGAAACGCCTGTGGAAATTAAGAAAACCGTCGCCAAGGCATTCGCAAGCGCAATGCAAAGTGACGAAGTAAAAACTTACGCTAGTGAAAACCACTACGAACTCGTTGGTGAGTTTGGCAAAAAAGCGAATGAACGTATGGCTCGTCTTGAATCGCTATTTAGCTGGACGCTATGGGATTTAGAAGCTGCGAAAATCAACCCCGAAACACTCGGCATTCCTAAGCCTGAGTAG